A stretch of Telopea speciosissima isolate NSW1024214 ecotype Mountain lineage chromosome 11, Tspe_v1, whole genome shotgun sequence DNA encodes these proteins:
- the LOC122646488 gene encoding E3 ubiquitin-protein ligase RLIM isoform X2: MGSSSSKDSSSSSSLAVPPEASVLRRTRSKGARVFQASCLGRSFGPYDSDNDEQGSHHRNKENGRLIKEACTDQTTMESNPVDHEFYRKFKAQQQQPPNGVPCISSDSELDEWGQEIVTDTVSRAGSSSSRVASSRSLNSSSCFRSRFNFFPGNLSFRLSRAASLGSSRSYPLFSTSLTMSNTEEGFHINTGPSNSSVNRNETRQGSDLLTACSINRSPTPHYEDNSGVLRLDSSASGRSVHLQDDEVVPTQDVIRNNDNTGIQTEVNLVSPRNRTDFENIETRPPERRIGAREPVERSVRFSRTLSVGRLRDRVLRRSSLSDGLFGRLQEERVGTDSSQGSGRQVWGGATRTISTDGNVETTSTSSTSLQSSMSSSRLRSQDREVDNSRPREARYHDNLDHRTDFLERRRRIRSQVRALQRLGSRFENLSGHERSCILSGQHRTGHCSCRMSNRAANPDDDSSARASISRIVMLAEALFEQSVVLSSRSSVSSIGSVPAPKEVVESIPVKIYMKSQKQHNEEAAQCYICLVEYEEGDCMRILPCHHEFHSTCIDKWLKEIHRVCPLCRGDVCRSDSQPLPVDN; the protein is encoded by the exons ATGGGGTCCAGCAGTAGCAAAGATTCGTCATCGTCGTCGTCGTTGGCGGTGCCTCCGGAGGCTTCGGTGCTTCGGAGGACGAGGTCAAAGGGAGCTAGGGTTTTCCAGGCTTCGTGTCTCGGCAGGTCGTTTGGACCTTATGATAGCGACAATGACGAACAG GGTTCGCATCACCGGAACAAAGAAAATGGGAGGTTGATTAAGGAAGCATGTACAGACCAAACCACAATGGAGTCTAATCCAGTGGATCATGAGTTCTATAGAAAGTTTAAAGCTCAACAACAACAGCCACCTAACGGAGTCCCTTGCATCTCTTCTGATAGTGAGCTTGATGAATGGGGTCAAGAGATTGTCACTGATACTGTTTCTAGAGCCGGTAGCAGCTCAAGCCGAGTTGCTTCAAGTCGATCCTTGAATTCTTCAAGTTGCTTCCGTTCCCGCTTTAATTTCTTTCCTGGTAATTTAAGCTTTAGACTGAGCAGAGCGGCTAGCTTGGGGTCATCAAGGTCCTAtcctcttttctccacaagtcTAACAATGTCAAAcactgaagaagggtttcacATAAATACTGGTCCCAGCAATAGTTCAGTTAACAGAAATGAAACTCGACAAGGGAGTGACTTGCTTACTGCATGCAGCATTAATAGATCTCCCACACCACACTATGAAGATAATTCTGGTGTATTAAGATTAGACTCTTCAGCTTCCGGTCGTTCGGTTCATTTGCAGGATGATGAAGTTGTTCCTACTCAAGATGTGATCAGAAATAATGACAATACGGGAATTCAGACTGAAGTGAATTTGGTGTCTCCTAGGAACCGTACTGACTTTGAGAATATTGAAACTAGACCTCCTGAAAGGAGGATTGGGGCTCGAGAACCTGTTGAAAGAAGTGTCCGGTTTAGCCGAACTTTAAGTGTTGGAAGACTTCGTGATAGGGTTCTGCGGAGATCCTCATTATCTGATGGATTGTTTGGCCGTCTGCAAGAAGAGAGGGTAGGGACAGATTCTAGTCAGGGAAGTGGAAGACAGGTGTGGGGTGGTGCAACCAGAACAATATCAACTGACGGAAATGTTGAAACAACATCGACTTCATCCACTAGTCTTCAATCCAGTATGTCAAGCTCTAGGCTCAGAAGCCAAGATCGTGAGGTGGACAACTCGAGACCAAGAGAAGCTCGGTATCACGATAATCTGGACCATAGAACAGATTTTCttgagaggagaagaagaataagatcaCAG GTTCGCGCACTTCAGCGATTGGGAAGCCGCTTTGAGAACTTATCTGGACATGAGAGGTCGTGTATTCTGTCTGGACAACATCGAACAGGACATTGTTCATGTAGAATGAGCAATCGGGCTGCTAATCCTGATGATGACTCCAGTGCTAGAGCAAGCATATCAAGAATTGTTATGCTAGCAGAAGCTTTATTTGAG CAATCAGTGGTTTTGTCCTCCCGATCTTCTGTGTCTTCCATCGGATCTGTTCCTGCACCAAAGGAAGTGGTGGAATCCATACCTGTGAAGATATACATGAAATCGCAAAAACAGCACAACGAAGAGGCTGCACA
- the LOC122646488 gene encoding E3 ubiquitin-protein ligase RLIM isoform X1 — protein MGSSSSKDSSSSSSLAVPPEASVLRRTRSKGARVFQASCLGRSFGPYDSDNDEQGSHHRNKENGRLIKEACTDQTTMESNPVDHEFYRKFKAQQQQPPNGVPCISSDSELDEWGQEIVTDTVSRAGSSSSRVASSRSLNSSSCFRSRFNFFPGNLSFRLSRAASLGSSRSYPLFSTSLTMSNTEEGFHINTGPSNSSVNRNETRQGSDLLTACSINRSPTPHYEDNSGVLRLDSSASGRSVHLQDDEVVPTQDVIRNNDNTGIQTEVNLVSPRNRTDFENIETRPPERRIGAREPVERSVRFSRTLSVGRLRDRVLRRSSLSDGLFGRLQEERVGTDSSQGSGRQVWGGATRTISTDGNVETTSTSSTSLQSSMSSSRLRSQDREVDNSRPREARYHDNLDHRTDFLERRRRIRSQVRALQRLGSRFENLSGHERSCILSGQHRTGHCSCRMSNRAANPDDDSSARASISRIVMLAEALFEVLDEIHQQSVVLSSRSSVSSIGSVPAPKEVVESIPVKIYMKSQKQHNEEAAQCYICLVEYEEGDCMRILPCHHEFHSTCIDKWLKEIHRVCPLCRGDVCRSDSQPLPVDN, from the exons ATGGGGTCCAGCAGTAGCAAAGATTCGTCATCGTCGTCGTCGTTGGCGGTGCCTCCGGAGGCTTCGGTGCTTCGGAGGACGAGGTCAAAGGGAGCTAGGGTTTTCCAGGCTTCGTGTCTCGGCAGGTCGTTTGGACCTTATGATAGCGACAATGACGAACAG GGTTCGCATCACCGGAACAAAGAAAATGGGAGGTTGATTAAGGAAGCATGTACAGACCAAACCACAATGGAGTCTAATCCAGTGGATCATGAGTTCTATAGAAAGTTTAAAGCTCAACAACAACAGCCACCTAACGGAGTCCCTTGCATCTCTTCTGATAGTGAGCTTGATGAATGGGGTCAAGAGATTGTCACTGATACTGTTTCTAGAGCCGGTAGCAGCTCAAGCCGAGTTGCTTCAAGTCGATCCTTGAATTCTTCAAGTTGCTTCCGTTCCCGCTTTAATTTCTTTCCTGGTAATTTAAGCTTTAGACTGAGCAGAGCGGCTAGCTTGGGGTCATCAAGGTCCTAtcctcttttctccacaagtcTAACAATGTCAAAcactgaagaagggtttcacATAAATACTGGTCCCAGCAATAGTTCAGTTAACAGAAATGAAACTCGACAAGGGAGTGACTTGCTTACTGCATGCAGCATTAATAGATCTCCCACACCACACTATGAAGATAATTCTGGTGTATTAAGATTAGACTCTTCAGCTTCCGGTCGTTCGGTTCATTTGCAGGATGATGAAGTTGTTCCTACTCAAGATGTGATCAGAAATAATGACAATACGGGAATTCAGACTGAAGTGAATTTGGTGTCTCCTAGGAACCGTACTGACTTTGAGAATATTGAAACTAGACCTCCTGAAAGGAGGATTGGGGCTCGAGAACCTGTTGAAAGAAGTGTCCGGTTTAGCCGAACTTTAAGTGTTGGAAGACTTCGTGATAGGGTTCTGCGGAGATCCTCATTATCTGATGGATTGTTTGGCCGTCTGCAAGAAGAGAGGGTAGGGACAGATTCTAGTCAGGGAAGTGGAAGACAGGTGTGGGGTGGTGCAACCAGAACAATATCAACTGACGGAAATGTTGAAACAACATCGACTTCATCCACTAGTCTTCAATCCAGTATGTCAAGCTCTAGGCTCAGAAGCCAAGATCGTGAGGTGGACAACTCGAGACCAAGAGAAGCTCGGTATCACGATAATCTGGACCATAGAACAGATTTTCttgagaggagaagaagaataagatcaCAG GTTCGCGCACTTCAGCGATTGGGAAGCCGCTTTGAGAACTTATCTGGACATGAGAGGTCGTGTATTCTGTCTGGACAACATCGAACAGGACATTGTTCATGTAGAATGAGCAATCGGGCTGCTAATCCTGATGATGACTCCAGTGCTAGAGCAAGCATATCAAGAATTGTTATGCTAGCAGAAGCTTTATTTGAG GTTCTGGATGAAATTCACCAGCAATCAGTGGTTTTGTCCTCCCGATCTTCTGTGTCTTCCATCGGATCTGTTCCTGCACCAAAGGAAGTGGTGGAATCCATACCTGTGAAGATATACATGAAATCGCAAAAACAGCACAACGAAGAGGCTGCACA